One genomic region from Lepisosteus oculatus isolate fLepOcu1 chromosome 20, fLepOcu1.hap2, whole genome shotgun sequence encodes:
- the LOC138224358 gene encoding L-fucose kinase-like → MEEQKGLQWTVVVLTCQHKDSEYVFQRELEWRQQRGLIPQGALLLTVSDPQDRLGSGGATLNALLVAAEHLSARAGHTVVTADVLDDAHILILHTGRDFPFDGCGRAFCWLPARGPPGLVEGPLCNLDLLLHCLTHQVRPQPHELPTPAHTTSAPATP, encoded by the exons ATGGAGGAACAGAAGGGGCTGCAGTGGACGGTGGTGGTCCTGACTTGTCAGCACAAGGACAGCGAGTATGTCTTCCAGAGAG AGCTAGAGTGGCGACAGCAGCGGGGGTTGATcccacagggggcgctgctgCTCACGGTGTCGGACCCTCAGGACCGGCTGGGCAGTGGGGGGGCCACTCTTAACGCGCTGCTAGTGGCTGCAGAGCACCTGAGCGCCCGAGCCGGACACACG GTGGTCACTGCTGATGTGCTTGATGACGCTCACATCCTTATCCTGCACACG GGGCGGGACTTCCCCTTCGATGGGTGTGGCCGAGCGTTCTGCTGGCTTCCCGCTCGGGGTCCCCCGGGGCTGGTGGAGGGGCCCCTCTGCAACCTGGACCTGCTGCTGCACTGCCTGACGCACCAGGTCAGACCTCAGCCTCATGAACTACCCACACCCGCCCACACCACCAGCGCCCCTGCAACCCCCTGA